TCAAATGTTGGCAAAGGTTGCTATTTGATCTGATATATCATAGGTAAAGAGTTCACTGTTATTGTGCTGTCACTTTCAAGTCACCCCACTGAGAAAAAGGAGGAGCATATTACATGGAGGAAAGGTTTGGGGCAGAAGCACGAATGTTGTCCAGTGACTTACCATTAGTTAAGTAATTTGTATGAATGAGCTTATGGGCATGATAGTCAGACTTGCCTTCTGGCAATACTGATTTCCTTTTCCTACAATGCAACATACAATACCTGAAACACCTTTTAGAGATCAAGTAGATCATTTCAGTTATGCTTATTACAATGCAAAGGGATGACGCCCCAACCATAAAATAGGTGAAAACCCTTTTCTCAGTTGGTCTGGCAATGTAACAATCTACTACATTGGGGCAAGGATCAACGTTACATTTGACCAAGCGAGGCATATCAAAACTGTCATAAATCCGATGAAGGATGTACAAGAAAACAATTTCAATCACAGTTTTGAAAAATAGACTAATTAAATAGGTCCACCAGAGCCCACCATGTTTTTTCCCAGCATCCTCATAGAGTTTGGTGTCAGTATCTGGGTGCTTCATATGGTACTTTTTCTCTTTGTCTTTTCTGTAGGCCACGTGCATGACGACCAGTAGGGAAGGCGTAGAGATGAAGATCAATTGCAAAGCCCACAGCCTGATGTGGGAGATGGGAAAGTAGTAATCAAAACACACGTTGGTACACCCAGGTTGCTTGGTGTTACAATCAAAGTCTTTCTGGTCATCACCCCATACTTTCTCTGCTGCCACCACATAAACTAGCACCCGGAAGATGAAAACTACCGACAGCCAAATCCGTCCAAATCCTGTAGAATATTTATTTACGCCACTAAGAACACCTTGTAGTGTCTTCCAGTCCATGGTATCTGGAGTTATAAACCTTCAATCTATAACAAAAAGAACACTACATAATGTTTCATTTATTACAGATAGAATATAATATTATTTCAAGCAATTTACTGCGCATACATCTCCCATATGAATGATATAAACAAAATTAGGGTTTGacctagaaaaataaaaatgaaggcATCTATTCTCTAACAGATCTCTGTTGAAATCTACTTCTCAGGTTATTTCATTTAGTGGATAATACATTATAT
The nucleotide sequence above comes from Carcharodon carcharias isolate sCarCar2 chromosome 19, sCarCar2.pri, whole genome shotgun sequence. Encoded proteins:
- the LOC121291407 gene encoding gap junction beta-3 protein-like — translated: MDWKTLQGVLSGVNKYSTGFGRIWLSVVFIFRVLVYVVAAEKVWGDDQKDFDCNTKQPGCTNVCFDYYFPISHIRLWALQLIFISTPSLLVVMHVAYRKDKEKKYHMKHPDTDTKLYEDAGKKHGGLWWTYLISLFFKTVIEIVFLYILHRIYDSFDMPRLVKCNVDPCPNVVDCYIARPTEKRVFTYFMVGASSLCIVISITEMIYLISKRCFRYCMLHCRKRKSVLPEGKSDYHAHKLIHTNYLTNGKSLDNIRASAPNLSSM